A single region of the Mycobacterium avium subsp. avium genome encodes:
- the fadD11 gene encoding fatty acid--CoA ligase FadD11, which produces MTAERPATLCEAFQRNAAIDPDAVVLRTPGANQTLTWRELAEQVRKVAAGLAGLGVRRGDTVSLMMANRIEFYPLAIGAQHLGATSFSVYNTLPAEQLTYLFDNAGTKVAICEQQYVDRIRASGAPVEHIVCIDGAPPGTISVEQLYAAAPRDFDFESTWRSVRPDDVVTLIYTSGTTGNPKGVEMTHANLLFECHALNAVLPSKFGDRVTSYLPSAHIADRAMGLYGLEVFGAQVTVVDDPRAIAAALPDVRPTVWAAVPRIWEKLKAGIEFTVANEQDEATRAALQWAMSVAAQRAAALVAGEQIPDELATEWARADKLVLSKLRERLGFGELRWAVSGAAPIPKETLAFFAGIGIPIAEVWGMSELSCVAAVSHPRDARLGSVGKLLPGLEGKIADDGEFLVRGPLVMKGYRKEPAKTAEAIDADGWLHTGDILEADAQGYLRVVDRKKELIINAAGKNMSPANIENAILAACPMIGVMITIGDGRPYNTALLVFDADSVGPYAARHGLSDASPAALAADPDVIAQIAAGVAAGNAKLSRVEQIKRFRILPTLWEPGGDEITLTMKLKRKPIMAKYAEEIEQLYADPPPPEVHEPAAAAVQPV; this is translated from the coding sequence ATGACGGCGGAACGTCCGGCCACCTTGTGCGAGGCATTCCAGCGCAACGCCGCGATCGACCCGGACGCGGTCGTGCTGCGCACCCCCGGGGCCAACCAGACGTTGACCTGGCGAGAGCTCGCCGAGCAGGTCCGCAAGGTCGCCGCCGGGCTGGCGGGGCTGGGCGTGCGGCGCGGCGACACGGTGTCGCTGATGATGGCCAACCGGATCGAGTTCTACCCACTGGCGATCGGCGCGCAACACCTTGGCGCCACGTCGTTTTCGGTGTACAACACGCTGCCGGCCGAGCAACTGACCTACCTGTTCGACAACGCCGGCACCAAAGTGGCGATCTGCGAACAGCAGTACGTCGACCGCATCCGGGCCAGTGGCGCGCCCGTCGAACACATCGTCTGCATCGACGGCGCCCCGCCGGGCACCATCTCCGTCGAGCAGCTGTATGCCGCCGCCCCAAGGGATTTCGACTTCGAGTCGACCTGGCGGTCGGTCCGGCCCGACGACGTCGTCACGCTCATCTACACCTCGGGAACCACCGGAAACCCCAAGGGCGTGGAGATGACCCACGCCAACCTGCTGTTCGAGTGCCACGCGCTCAACGCGGTGCTGCCGTCGAAATTCGGCGACCGGGTCACGTCGTATCTGCCGTCGGCGCACATCGCCGACCGCGCGATGGGGCTCTACGGCCTGGAGGTTTTCGGCGCGCAGGTGACCGTGGTCGACGACCCGCGCGCCATCGCCGCGGCGCTGCCCGACGTGCGACCCACGGTGTGGGCGGCGGTGCCGCGGATATGGGAAAAGCTCAAGGCGGGAATCGAATTCACCGTCGCCAACGAGCAGGACGAGGCCACCCGGGCGGCGCTGCAGTGGGCGATGTCGGTGGCCGCCCAACGCGCCGCGGCCTTGGTCGCCGGCGAGCAGATACCCGACGAGCTGGCCACCGAATGGGCGCGGGCCGACAAGTTGGTGCTCTCGAAACTGCGTGAGCGGCTGGGCTTCGGCGAACTGCGCTGGGCGGTGTCGGGGGCGGCCCCGATTCCCAAGGAGACGCTGGCGTTCTTCGCCGGCATCGGCATCCCGATCGCCGAGGTGTGGGGGATGTCGGAGCTGAGCTGTGTGGCGGCCGTCAGCCATCCCCGCGACGCGCGCCTGGGCTCGGTCGGCAAGTTGCTGCCCGGGCTGGAGGGCAAGATCGCCGACGACGGCGAGTTCCTGGTGCGCGGCCCGCTGGTGATGAAGGGCTACCGCAAGGAACCGGCGAAGACGGCCGAGGCCATCGACGCCGACGGCTGGTTGCACACCGGCGACATCCTGGAGGCCGACGCGCAGGGCTACCTGCGAGTGGTGGACCGCAAGAAGGAGCTGATCATCAACGCGGCCGGAAAGAACATGTCGCCGGCCAACATCGAGAACGCCATCCTGGCCGCCTGCCCGATGATCGGCGTGATGATCACCATCGGCGACGGGCGTCCGTACAACACCGCGCTGCTGGTTTTCGACGCCGACTCGGTGGGCCCGTACGCCGCCCGGCACGGGTTGTCCGACGCGTCGCCGGCCGCGCTGGCCGCCGACCCGGACGTCATCGCCCAGATCGCCGCCGGGGTGGCGGCGGGCAACGCCAAACTGTCGCGGGTGGAACAGATCAAACGGTTCCGCATCCTGCCCACGCTGTGGGAGCCCGGCGGCGACGAGATCACGCTGACGATGAAGCTCAAGCGCAAGCCGATCATGGCGAAATACGCCGAGGAGATCGAGCAGCTCTACGCCGATCCACCTCCGCCCGAGGTGCACGAGCCCGCCGCCGCCGCGGTGCAGCCCGTATGA
- a CDS encoding SDR family NAD(P)-dependent oxidoreductase produces the protein MNLGDLTNLVEKPLAAVSNIINTPNSAGRYRPFYLRNLLDAVQGRTLEEAVDAKTVLITGASSGIGEAAAKKIAEAGGVVALVARTRENLEKVASEIRENGGSAHVYPCDLSDMDAIAAMADRVLDDLGGVDILINNAGRSIRRSLELSYDRIHDYQRTMQLNYLGAVQLILKFIPGMRERGFGQIINVSSVGVQTRAPRFGAYIASKAALDSLCDALQAEVVNDNVKFTTVHMALVRTPMISPTTLYDKFPALTPEQAAGVIADAIVHRPRRASSPFGQFAAVADAVNPAVMDRVRNRAFAMFGDSSAAKGDESATDATEFDARSETFVRATRGIHW, from the coding sequence ATGAACCTTGGTGACCTGACGAACCTGGTGGAAAAGCCCCTCGCGGCGGTCTCCAACATCATCAACACCCCGAACTCGGCCGGGCGATACCGGCCGTTCTATCTGCGGAACCTGCTGGACGCGGTGCAGGGCCGCACCCTCGAGGAGGCCGTTGACGCCAAGACCGTCCTGATCACCGGCGCCTCCTCGGGCATCGGTGAGGCCGCCGCCAAGAAGATCGCCGAGGCGGGCGGTGTCGTGGCGCTGGTGGCCCGCACCCGGGAGAACCTGGAGAAGGTCGCCTCCGAAATCCGGGAGAACGGTGGCAGCGCCCACGTGTACCCGTGCGACCTGTCCGACATGGACGCCATCGCCGCGATGGCCGATCGGGTGCTCGACGATCTGGGCGGCGTCGACATCCTGATCAACAACGCGGGCCGCTCGATCCGGCGCTCGCTGGAGCTGTCCTACGACCGCATCCACGACTACCAGCGCACCATGCAGTTGAACTACCTGGGCGCGGTGCAGCTCATCCTCAAGTTCATCCCCGGCATGCGCGAGCGCGGCTTCGGCCAGATCATCAACGTGTCGTCGGTCGGGGTGCAGACCCGCGCGCCGCGGTTCGGGGCGTACATCGCCAGCAAGGCCGCGCTGGACAGCCTGTGCGACGCGCTGCAGGCCGAAGTCGTCAACGACAACGTCAAATTCACCACCGTGCACATGGCGCTGGTGCGCACCCCGATGATCAGCCCGACCACGTTGTACGACAAGTTCCCGGCGCTGACGCCCGAGCAGGCGGCCGGGGTGATCGCCGACGCGATCGTGCACCGGCCGCGGCGGGCCAGCTCGCCGTTCGGGCAGTTCGCCGCCGTCGCCGACGCGGTCAACCCGGCCGTGATGGACCGGGTGCGCAACCGGGCGTTCGCCATGTTCGGCGACTCCAGCGCCGCCAAGGGCGATGAATCCGCAACCGACGCAACCGAATTCGACGCGCGCAGCGAAACGTTCGTGCGGGCGACCCGAGGGATACATTGGTGA
- a CDS encoding PPOX class F420-dependent oxidoreductase, which produces MPHRSFAELHTDRYALLRSFRRDGTPVDTPIWFAVDDDGVLFRTKVGPKTRRLAAHAGVELAACDYRGRVRPGATTLAGRATILSGADAERANRLLHRRYGWQWNIVPLLKIPGVTNVHRDLCLREKLRRARDRGVWPDSVIVRVQPT; this is translated from the coding sequence ATGCCGCATCGATCCTTCGCCGAGTTGCACACCGACCGCTACGCGCTGCTGCGGTCTTTCCGCCGCGACGGCACTCCCGTCGACACCCCGATCTGGTTCGCCGTCGACGACGACGGCGTGTTGTTTCGCACCAAGGTCGGGCCCAAGACCCGCCGGCTCGCCGCGCATGCCGGCGTGGAGCTGGCGGCCTGCGACTACCGCGGCCGGGTCCGCCCGGGCGCGACGACCCTGGCGGGGCGCGCCACGATCCTTTCCGGCGCCGACGCCGAGCGCGCCAACCGCCTGCTGCACCGGCGGTACGGCTGGCAGTGGAACATCGTGCCGCTGCTCAAGATTCCCGGCGTGACGAACGTGCACCGGGATCTGTGCCTGCGTGAGAAGCTGCGCCGGGCCCGCGATCGCGGGGTGTGGCCGGACAGCGTCATAGTGCGGGTGCAGCCCACGTAG
- a CDS encoding SDR family NAD(P)-dependent oxidoreductase, whose amino-acid sequence MSLPEPDITTTVVITGASSGIGAELARGLARRGFPLLLVARRRERLDDLANEVGGQYSVGVEVLPLDLGDSKARARLAGRLRSESIAGLCNSAGFGTSGVFHELPMERESEEVTLNALALMELTHATLPGMVSRGAGAVLNIASIAGFQPVPYMAVYSATKAFVQTFSEAVHEELHGSGVSVTCLCPGPVPTEWAEIANAERFSIPIAQVSPRDVAEAAIGGMLTGRRTVVPGVVPKVVSTGGRFAPRSLLLPGIRIGNRFRGGPKR is encoded by the coding sequence ATGAGCCTTCCCGAACCCGACATCACGACCACCGTCGTCATCACCGGCGCCTCGTCCGGCATCGGCGCCGAACTGGCGCGCGGCCTGGCCCGCCGTGGCTTCCCGCTGCTGCTGGTCGCCCGGCGCCGTGAGCGGCTCGACGATCTCGCCAACGAGGTGGGCGGGCAGTACTCGGTCGGCGTCGAGGTGCTGCCGCTGGACCTCGGCGACTCGAAGGCCCGTGCCCGGTTGGCCGGCCGGCTGCGCAGCGAATCGATCGCCGGGTTGTGCAACAGCGCGGGCTTCGGCACCAGCGGGGTCTTCCACGAGCTGCCGATGGAGCGCGAGAGCGAAGAGGTCACCCTCAACGCGCTGGCGCTGATGGAGCTGACGCACGCGACGCTGCCCGGCATGGTGTCGCGGGGGGCGGGCGCGGTGCTGAACATCGCGTCGATCGCGGGTTTTCAGCCGGTTCCCTACATGGCCGTCTACTCGGCGACCAAGGCGTTCGTGCAGACGTTCTCCGAGGCCGTGCACGAGGAGCTGCACGGCAGCGGGGTGTCGGTCACCTGTCTGTGTCCGGGGCCGGTGCCCACTGAGTGGGCCGAGATCGCCAACGCCGAGCGGTTCAGCATCCCGATCGCGCAGGTCTCGCCGCGGGACGTGGCCGAGGCGGCGATCGGCGGCATGCTCACCGGCCGTCGCACCGTGGTGCCGGGCGTGGTGCCCAAGGTGGTCAGCACGGGCGGCCGTTTCGCCCCGCGCAGCCTGCTGCTGCCGGGCATCCGGATCGGCAACCGGTTCCGCGGCGGGCCCAAGCGCTGA
- a CDS encoding helix-turn-helix domain-containing protein — MLTIGEVARRSGVAATTLRYYEQIGLLPAPIRLGGQRRYDEAVLSRLEVIALCKTAGFALDEIQRLFADDAPGRPASRALARAKLAQIDAQLESLGRARAVIEWGMRCTCPSIDACTCGIHPTRPAPVGPDVRSARRF, encoded by the coding sequence ATGCTGACCATCGGCGAGGTCGCGCGCCGCAGCGGGGTCGCCGCGACCACCCTGCGCTACTACGAGCAGATCGGCCTGCTGCCCGCCCCAATCCGGCTGGGCGGGCAGCGCCGCTACGACGAGGCCGTGCTGTCCCGGCTCGAGGTGATCGCGCTGTGCAAGACCGCCGGCTTTGCGCTGGACGAGATCCAGCGCCTGTTCGCCGACGACGCGCCGGGACGCCCGGCCAGCCGCGCGCTGGCCCGGGCCAAACTCGCCCAGATCGACGCCCAGCTGGAGTCGCTGGGCCGGGCCCGCGCCGTCATCGAGTGGGGGATGCGGTGCACCTGCCCGTCGATCGACGCCTGCACCTGCGGCATTCACCCAACCCGGCCCGCACCCGTCGGCCCGGACGTACGCTCAGCCAGAAGGTTCTGA
- a CDS encoding type II toxin-antitoxin system Rv0910 family toxin has translation MAAVEMTAEVPMSPQQMWDRVSDLSELGDWLVLHEAWRGELPDELGEGTQVVGVARAKGFRNRVTWTVTTWEPPHRVAMTGSGKGGTKYAVSLTVRPTGDGSTLGVRLELGGRALFGPVGSAAARAVKGDVQRSLRNFVELYG, from the coding sequence ATGGCCGCCGTGGAGATGACCGCCGAGGTGCCGATGAGCCCGCAGCAGATGTGGGACCGGGTGTCCGACCTGTCGGAGCTGGGCGACTGGCTGGTGCTGCACGAGGCCTGGCGCGGTGAACTGCCCGACGAGCTGGGCGAGGGCACCCAGGTTGTCGGGGTGGCCCGCGCCAAGGGCTTTCGCAACCGGGTGACCTGGACGGTGACCACCTGGGAACCGCCGCACCGGGTGGCGATGACGGGCTCGGGCAAGGGCGGCACCAAGTACGCCGTCTCGCTGACCGTGCGGCCCACCGGCGACGGCTCCACCCTCGGCGTGCGGCTCGAGCTGGGCGGTCGGGCGCTGTTCGGGCCGGTCGGATCGGCCGCCGCGCGCGCCGTCAAGGGCGACGTGCAGAGGTCGCTGCGTAACTTCGTCGAGCTCTACGGATAA
- the dnaE gene encoding DNA polymerase III subunit alpha, translating into MNHSSFVHLHNHTEYSMLDGAAKITPMLAEVERLGMPAVGMTDHGNMFGASEFYNAATKAGIKPIIGVEAYIAPGSRFDTRRILWGDPSQKADDVSGSGSYTHLTMVAENAAGLRNLFKLSSLASFEGQLGKRSRMDAELIAEHADGIIATTGCPSGEVQTRLRLGQDREALESAAKWREIFGADNFFLELMDHGLSIEQRVRDGLLEIGRKLNIPPLATNDCHYVTRDAAHNHEALLCVQTGKTLSDPNRFKFDGDGYYLKSAAEMRQIWDAEVPGACDSTLLIAERVQSYAEVWTPRDRMPVFPVPEGHDQASWLHHEVMAGLRRRFPDGVGQDYIDRAEYEIKVICDKGFPSYFLIVADLINYARSVDIRVGPGRGSAAGSLVAYALGITNIDPIPHGLLFERFLNPERPSAPDIDIDFDDRRRGEMVRYAADKWGSDRVAQVITFGTIKTKAALKDSARIHYGQPGFAIADRITKALPPPIMAKDIPLSGITDPSHERYKEAAEVRGLIETDPDVRTIYQTARGLEGLIRNAGVHACAVIMSSEPLTEAIPLWKRPQDGAIITGWDYPSCEAIGLLKMDFLGLRNLTIIGDALDNIKANRGIDLDLESVPLDDKATYELLGRGDTLGVFQLDGGPMRDLLRRMQPTEFNDIVAVLALYRPGPMGMNAHNDYADRKNGRQPIKPIHPELEEPLREILSETYGLIVYQEQIMFIAQKVASYTMGKADALRKAMGKKKLEVLEAEYKGFYEGMTANGFSEKAVKALWDTILPFAGYAFNKSHAAGYGLVSYWTAYLKANYPAEYMAGLLTSVGDDKDKAAVYLADCRKLGITVLPPDVNESLVNFASVGQDIRFGLGAVRNVGANVVGSLIKTRNEKGKFTDFSDYLNKIDISACNKKVTESLIKAGAFDSLKHARKGLFLVHTDAVDSVLGTKKAEAMGQFDLFGGDGGCTESVFTIKVPDDEWEDKHKLALEREMLGLYVSGHPLNGVAHLLAAQVDTQIPAILDGDVPNETQVRVGGILASVNRRVNKNGMPWASAQLEDLTGGIEVMFFPHAYSTYGADIADDAVVLINAKVAIRDDRIALIANELVVPDFSTAQVDRPLAVSLPTRQCTIDKVTALKQVLARHPGTSQVHLRLISGDRITTLELDASLRVTPSPALMGDLKELLGPGCLGG; encoded by the coding sequence ATGAACCACTCGTCCTTCGTGCACCTGCACAACCACACCGAGTATTCGATGCTGGACGGTGCCGCGAAGATCACCCCGATGCTCGCCGAGGTGGAGCGGCTGGGCATGCCCGCGGTCGGGATGACCGACCACGGAAACATGTTCGGCGCCAGCGAGTTCTACAACGCCGCCACCAAGGCCGGGATCAAGCCGATCATCGGCGTGGAGGCCTACATCGCGCCGGGCTCCCGGTTCGACACCCGGCGGATCCTGTGGGGGGATCCCAGCCAGAAGGCCGACGACGTGTCCGGCAGCGGCTCCTACACCCACCTGACCATGGTGGCCGAGAACGCGGCCGGCCTGCGTAACCTGTTCAAGCTGTCCTCGCTGGCCTCGTTCGAGGGCCAGCTGGGCAAGCGGTCGCGGATGGACGCCGAGCTGATCGCCGAACATGCCGACGGCATCATCGCCACCACCGGCTGCCCCTCCGGGGAGGTGCAGACCCGGCTGCGGCTGGGCCAGGACCGCGAGGCGCTCGAGTCGGCGGCCAAGTGGCGCGAGATCTTCGGCGCCGACAACTTCTTCCTCGAGCTGATGGACCACGGCCTGTCCATCGAGCAGCGGGTCCGCGACGGCCTGCTGGAGATCGGCCGCAAGCTGAACATCCCGCCGCTGGCCACCAACGACTGCCACTACGTTACCCGCGACGCCGCGCACAACCACGAGGCGCTGCTGTGCGTGCAGACCGGCAAGACGCTCTCGGACCCGAACCGGTTCAAGTTCGACGGCGACGGCTACTACCTCAAGTCGGCCGCCGAGATGCGCCAGATCTGGGACGCCGAGGTGCCCGGCGCGTGCGACTCCACCCTGTTGATCGCCGAACGGGTGCAGTCCTACGCGGAGGTGTGGACGCCGCGCGACCGGATGCCGGTCTTCCCGGTGCCCGAGGGTCACGACCAGGCCAGCTGGCTGCACCACGAGGTGATGGCCGGGCTGCGGCGGCGGTTCCCGGACGGGGTCGGCCAGGACTACATCGACCGGGCCGAATACGAGATCAAGGTCATCTGCGACAAGGGTTTTCCGTCCTACTTCCTGATCGTCGCCGACCTGATCAACTACGCCCGCTCGGTCGACATCCGGGTGGGGCCCGGGCGTGGCTCGGCGGCCGGCTCCCTGGTGGCCTACGCGCTGGGCATCACCAACATCGACCCGATTCCGCACGGCCTGCTGTTCGAGCGGTTCCTCAACCCGGAGCGGCCGTCGGCGCCCGACATCGACATCGACTTCGACGACCGTCGCCGCGGCGAGATGGTGCGCTACGCCGCCGACAAGTGGGGCTCCGACCGGGTCGCCCAGGTCATCACCTTCGGCACCATCAAAACCAAAGCGGCGCTGAAGGATTCGGCGCGGATCCACTACGGTCAACCGGGCTTCGCGATCGCCGACCGGATCACCAAGGCGCTGCCGCCGCCGATCATGGCCAAGGACATCCCGCTGTCCGGCATCACCGACCCCAGCCACGAGCGGTACAAGGAAGCCGCCGAGGTGCGCGGCCTGATCGAGACCGACCCCGACGTGCGCACCATCTACCAGACCGCCCGCGGTCTGGAGGGTTTGATCCGCAACGCCGGCGTACACGCGTGCGCGGTGATCATGAGCAGCGAGCCGCTGACCGAGGCCATCCCGCTGTGGAAGCGGCCGCAGGACGGCGCCATCATCACCGGCTGGGACTACCCGTCGTGTGAGGCCATCGGCCTGCTGAAGATGGACTTCCTGGGCCTGCGCAACCTGACGATCATCGGCGACGCCCTGGACAACATCAAGGCCAACCGGGGAATCGACCTCGACCTGGAATCGGTGCCGCTGGACGACAAGGCGACCTACGAGCTGCTGGGGCGCGGCGACACCCTGGGCGTGTTCCAGCTCGACGGCGGGCCGATGCGCGACCTGCTGCGCCGCATGCAGCCCACGGAGTTCAACGACATCGTGGCGGTGCTGGCGCTGTATCGCCCCGGGCCGATGGGTATGAACGCCCACAACGACTACGCCGACCGCAAGAACGGCCGCCAGCCGATCAAGCCGATCCACCCCGAGCTCGAGGAGCCGCTGCGTGAAATCCTCTCCGAGACTTACGGTTTGATCGTCTACCAAGAGCAGATCATGTTCATCGCCCAGAAGGTGGCCTCTTACACCATGGGCAAGGCCGACGCGCTGCGCAAGGCGATGGGCAAGAAGAAGCTCGAGGTGCTCGAGGCCGAGTACAAGGGCTTCTACGAGGGCATGACCGCCAACGGGTTCTCCGAGAAGGCGGTAAAAGCCTTGTGGGACACCATTCTTCCGTTCGCCGGGTATGCGTTCAACAAGTCGCACGCCGCTGGCTACGGGCTGGTGTCGTACTGGACCGCGTATCTGAAGGCCAACTATCCGGCCGAATACATGGCCGGGCTGCTGACCTCGGTGGGCGACGACAAGGACAAGGCCGCGGTCTATCTGGCCGACTGCCGCAAGCTGGGCATCACGGTGTTGCCGCCGGACGTCAACGAGTCGCTGGTCAACTTCGCCTCGGTCGGCCAGGACATCCGCTTCGGGTTGGGCGCGGTGCGCAACGTCGGCGCCAACGTGGTCGGTTCGCTGATCAAGACCCGCAACGAGAAGGGCAAGTTCACCGACTTCTCCGACTACCTGAACAAGATCGACATCTCGGCCTGCAACAAGAAGGTGACCGAGTCGCTGATCAAGGCCGGCGCGTTCGACTCGCTCAAGCACGCGCGCAAGGGCCTGTTCCTGGTACACACCGATGCGGTCGATTCGGTGCTGGGCACCAAGAAGGCCGAGGCGATGGGCCAGTTCGACCTGTTCGGCGGCGACGGCGGCTGCACCGAGTCGGTGTTCACCATCAAGGTGCCCGACGACGAGTGGGAGGACAAGCACAAGCTCGCGCTGGAGCGGGAGATGCTGGGGCTCTACGTGTCCGGGCATCCGCTCAACGGGGTGGCGCATCTGCTGGCCGCGCAGGTGGACACCCAGATCCCGGCCATCCTGGACGGCGACGTGCCCAACGAGACCCAGGTGCGGGTCGGCGGCATCCTGGCGTCGGTCAACCGGCGGGTCAACAAGAACGGGATGCCTTGGGCGTCAGCGCAATTGGAGGACCTCACCGGTGGCATCGAGGTGATGTTCTTCCCGCACGCCTACTCCACCTACGGCGCCGACATCGCCGACGACGCCGTGGTGCTGATCAACGCCAAGGTGGCGATCCGTGACGACCGGATCGCGCTGATCGCCAATGAGCTTGTGGTGCCGGACTTTTCCACTGCCCAGGTGGACCGGCCGCTGGCGGTCAGCCTGCCGACGCGGCAGTGCACCATCGACAAGGTCACCGCGCTCAAGCAGGTGCTGGCCCGTCATCCGGGAACCTCGCAGGTGCATCTGCGGCTGATCAGCGGCGACCGGATCACCACGTTGGAGCTGGACGCGTCGCTGCGGGTGACGCCGTCGCCGGCGTTGATGGGCGACCTCAAAGAGCTGCTCGGCCCCGGCTGCCTCGGCGGGTAG